Proteins from one Streptomyces genisteinicus genomic window:
- a CDS encoding L,D-transpeptidase family protein — translation MNPVRSAGVPAALAVLVCAFAPAPAAAAPAGDTPCTAATGPYQRQMESHLGLTVDGRQSEADCQAVRAFQTEHGTPRRDGYADLATYRTMVAVEAAPDPNAEGRCPVRTYRVTCVDMDRQLLWVQTGDAVDFGPVPIRTGRDAQETRPGMHEIYWRSRDHVSTLYDDAPMPYAQFFDGGQALHGRPGDLYDGGGSAGCVNLSLDDASALWDLLDVDDSVYVWGVKPGTADRSAAPDRAATAD, via the coding sequence ATGAACCCCGTCCGTTCCGCCGGAGTCCCGGCAGCCCTCGCCGTGCTCGTCTGCGCGTTCGCTCCGGCTCCGGCCGCGGCGGCTCCGGCCGGCGACACCCCGTGCACCGCCGCCACCGGCCCGTACCAGCGGCAGATGGAGAGCCATCTGGGGCTGACCGTGGACGGCCGCCAGTCCGAGGCGGACTGCCAGGCGGTGCGCGCCTTCCAGACGGAGCACGGCACCCCGCGCCGCGACGGCTACGCCGACCTGGCCACGTACCGCACGATGGTCGCCGTCGAGGCGGCGCCCGACCCGAACGCCGAGGGGCGTTGCCCGGTCCGCACATACCGTGTGACCTGCGTCGACATGGACCGCCAGCTGCTGTGGGTGCAGACCGGGGACGCCGTGGACTTCGGGCCCGTGCCCATCCGCACCGGCCGGGACGCGCAGGAGACCCGCCCCGGCATGCACGAGATCTACTGGCGCAGCCGCGACCACGTCTCCACCCTCTACGACGACGCGCCGATGCCGTACGCGCAGTTCTTCGACGGCGGCCAGGCCCTCCACGGGCGGCCCGGCGACCTGTACGACGGAGGAGGCTCGGCGGGCTGTGTGAACCTCTCCCTGGACGACGCCTCCGCGCTCTGGGACCTGCTCGACGTCGACGACAGCGTCTACGTGTGGGGCGTGAAGCCGGGCACCGCGGACCGGTCCGCCGCCCCGGACCGCGCCGCCACCGCGGACTGA
- a CDS encoding glycosyltransferase family 2 protein — translation MSRARVGVAVLTMGTRPAELRALLDSVAAQDLPATRIVVVSNGAALPELPAGVTGVELPENLGVAGGRNVAMERLREFGDIDILVDLDDDGLLIEPDVFSRLSAMYEADPRLGIVSFRIADETGFTQRRHVPRIGRTDPMRGGQVTTFLGGGHALSMPMLERVGGWPDDFFFTHEETDLAWRALDDGWKILYAPELVLQHPRTAPTRHGVYYRMTARNRVWLAKRNLPALLVPLYLGSWTALTLARTRSGSGLRAWFGGFAEGVRTPCGERRPMRWSTVWLMARLGRPPVV, via the coding sequence GTGTCCCGAGCGCGTGTGGGTGTGGCCGTACTGACGATGGGCACCCGTCCGGCCGAACTGCGGGCCCTGCTCGACTCGGTGGCCGCGCAGGACCTGCCCGCCACCCGGATCGTCGTCGTCTCCAACGGCGCCGCGCTCCCCGAACTGCCCGCCGGTGTCACCGGAGTGGAGCTGCCGGAGAACCTGGGCGTGGCCGGCGGGCGCAACGTCGCCATGGAGCGGCTGCGCGAGTTCGGGGACATCGACATCCTGGTCGACCTCGACGACGACGGGCTCCTGATCGAGCCCGACGTCTTCAGCCGCCTCTCGGCGATGTACGAGGCCGACCCCCGGCTCGGCATCGTCAGCTTCCGCATCGCCGACGAGACCGGCTTCACCCAGCGCCGGCACGTCCCGCGGATCGGCCGGACCGATCCGATGCGGGGCGGCCAGGTCACCACGTTCCTCGGCGGCGGGCACGCGCTGTCGATGCCGATGCTGGAACGTGTCGGCGGCTGGCCGGACGACTTCTTCTTCACCCACGAGGAGACGGACCTCGCCTGGCGGGCGCTGGACGACGGCTGGAAGATCCTCTACGCCCCCGAGCTGGTGCTCCAGCATCCGCGGACCGCGCCCACCCGGCACGGCGTGTACTACCGGATGACGGCGCGCAACCGCGTCTGGCTCGCCAAGCGGAACCTCCCGGCGCTGCTCGTGCCGCTCTACCTCGGTTCCTGGACCGCCCTGACGCTGGCCCGCACCCGGTCGGGCTCGGGACTGCGCGCCTGGTTCGGCGGCTTCGCCGAGGGCGTCCGCACGCCCTGCGGCGAGCGCCGGCCGATGCGGTGGAGCACCGTGTGGCTGATGGCGCGCCTGGGCCGGCCGCCGGTGGTCTGA